In Electrophorus electricus isolate fEleEle1 chromosome 10, fEleEle1.pri, whole genome shotgun sequence, the genomic window GGAGAAAGCTCTCTTCAGCCCCCACTGCTCCCCGTCCTCCCCCGTCATCTTTGCTGAAAGCCAGACTTCCAGAAAGGTGACCCAGCTCAGCCCTCATACACCGCTGGTGCTGGGGCAAGTTCAGAATATGCCATGATGCACAGGCTTATAAGGTTAAGATGTTGaagacaacagacaacacttttggggggggggtccatttTTGTTAGTAGTaggttttataatgtgtgtgtgtgtgtgtgtgtgtgtgtgtgtgtgtgtgtgtttccatgttcaGCATGCATCTCTGTCTCTTATGAAGCAGTCTTCCCTCCACTCGCCCAACTCCTTCCCCATCCAGGCCAAGGTGGCTGCCTGGCTCCAGTCCTCTGATGATTTCGACAAGTGTTCCAAAGGTGtgcatttatacatacatatgtatccacacacacacacacacacacacacgcacgctctcactcacacactttattGTGACTGTCTCCAGAGTTGTTAGATCTGCAGCTTTTGCCAACCCATGGTTGCTCTGATCCTTTCTATTGCTTTTCTCCTActcgctccatctctctctctctctctctctctctctctctctctccccccccccccccagagctGTCTGAGTGTGAGACTCAGTTGCTGGAGCTGAATCATCTGCTGAGAAGCATGGAGGTCCTGCACCGTACCTGCTCTGCGCCTGCCATCAATGCTCTGCAGGTCACGCCGCCCTTCCGGCTGCAGTGTTTTATGTTAGCAGCGCGTTCCTCAAACAAGGCCCGCGGGCCCGTCACACCTCTGGGTACAGGGTACTGGGTTCAGCCAATGAACGTGAGAGGTGTGCAGGACGCTGCCGCTCCAATATTGGTGTGCCCTCGTCTTTTACGACAGCGTTTCAGCGCTGGTAATGTTCCCAGAAAGGGAGGCTGAGAAAGACGGCTCAGGACGAAGCTCATGGATGCTTCCCTCATTAGAAATGAATAAACAGTGGTAAAGTGGGTTTGGCTGGACAAAATCCGATTATTTTCACATAATTGTTGCTAACGGCAGCCTCTGCAACTGTAATGAATCCATCTCTCTTATCACTCAAAATGGCTGGCTAGCATTAGTAGAACCATTTCTGTGAGTAGCAGAATTTGGAGCCTGTAGTTTAGCCAATGAAGGCCTTTTTGTGGAATCATGCTGAAAATAATACCACAGGTCAGGGAACATTTCAAGAACAAAgtcttgtctctctgtctgcaggcaTCAACATTTGACAGCcctaaaaaagagaaaaggctTATAAGGAAATGGCGTCCCAAAAACTATGGGAAAGATAGCAAAGCCACCCTACAGGTACCAGCTTAACACGGCAGGCTGGTGGTATGTTGACAGAGAGGTCAAGTCATTTCAGGTTATGTGTCAGAATTATATTTCTCTGTGGGAGGTCCAAACACTAATTTATAGAGTAAAGTGGCGCTCAATCATCAGTGGCCAGTTTACTAGAATATAGGGTAAAAGGTCAATATTTAATCATAAGAGAGTTTTTCCTATAGCCTGTATCCGCAATAATTGGCAGTACTGTTAAATCAATTAATGAGCCTTTGGGAATTGGTTATGCACTTTGAAAGGACTTCACAACATATACCCACAGATGTCCATACCCtcaatgtgtatatatatagatatagatatagatagagatagagagagagagagagagatattcaaaactgtagacGGCGGCGAGAAACAAACAGTCAGCAGATGGGGTGTCTGAGCTGTAGTAATAAACACTCTCCAAAATATAAAAACCAgcagggcaaatccagagagACACTCCAAAACCAGAACTCAGAAAAGCCAGAACAGAAGATGATACATGGGTCAACAGGCAGACTAGAAATGCTCAGTTAGCACTTCCACATCGGCCAAGTGAAACAGCAGAGTCTTTATAGGCTGAAAAGATGAGTAACTAGTGAGTTTGAGTGATATTCTGAGGATCTGCTGACCCAGTTAATAATTTCCTGGTAATTCTGGGATATAGAGTCACAATTACACTGGAAACTGTATACTTCAATTACTACAATTTcaaatatctatctatttatctgtctatctgtctgaaGAAGATAACTGATGATTTGATCTCTATGTTCATTCCAAGCTGAATACTAGAAAGCAAGTAACTTGTGTTTTAAACATGTTCCTCTTAATTCTAAAAGGAATGGATGATTTAGTGATAAATAAACTGATGGTAACTGAGGTTCCATTGAATTGAACTGTTCCTAGTTGTAGCACAAATTCAGCAAATTAGCAAATTGTCACATGGAGTCACATCACTGAAATGGATGAACCGTGAAAACtgattctgtctgtttcttGCATCCCGTCTCAGGTTCCCAGCTGCATCTCCTCCGGATCCTTCCGCCTCCATGCCTCCAATCCCAATCTTTCCTCCCAGGATCTGGCCATTGAGAAGAGCTATCCAGAGGTCCTCGACATTCCCATAGATGTGTCCAAACTGCAAGAAGATTTCTGCCGCGTTGCCAACAACCGTAAGCGCAGTGACACCTGTCCAACACTCGTTGGCAGTATTCTCACATAGCTGTGCTGTTTCTCAGATAACACAGTGTCTCTCCTGCTATAGCTTTCGGCTAACTGCACCCCATCTGCAGGTAATCCGGCATAGCCAGAGGCCTAGGAAGAGTTTAACTGAGAAGACTGTGCGAGGGCCATGTAATGTGTAACAACTGTTCATTGCACATCCTCTACTACAGTTAggaatgtcattattattagcCATTAGGAATGTAAACAGGTCCCACTCCTTTGCCCGTCAGCCCCTTCGAGTGTGAGACACTCTGAGATGAGCAGCATGGCGGCAGACACCCTCAGTGCAGACGCTCGGAGGGCTTGTCCCTGCTGCCTGTCGACCGAGCCGTCTGAGGGCAACAGCTGTCGGTTCAGGAAAAGCATAGTGTGCAGCGGAACATGTTTATACAGCCACTTGAGCCACTGGAGCGAGATTAAAGTCGTACTGGGCAGGCGGGTCTTCCATGCTTATCTACTGAGAACCTGAGTGTGCGCCCGGCCAGAGAGGTTTTTGCTGTCTTGGCATGAGAAGGCGAGCTCTGCTTTTCCTCGTGCGCATGCGGGCAAAGCTGAAGGGACTTGAACTTTGTGATTGCAGTGCACAGCAGCATGAAGAGCGCTCTGGGCTCCCTGACAGCAGAGAAGGACAGACTGAGACAGATGCTGGAGCAGGAGACCAGTTCTGCATCCTCCACACAGATCGTGGGTCTGAAGAGTGCCCTGGCCTCCGtaaggcccacacacacacacacacacacacacacacacacaactatattTAATCTTCTTGCATGcttttttctctgcatttgCTTTGTAACATTCTTAGCATTTTTAGATTCGTTCTTGCCTCTGCGTTTCTGCCAGGCACTGCGCTAACCAGGGCTTAGGCTGTGTATCTGAGTTGTTTGACATTTGCAGTCCAATTAAAAATTGCTTAATGAGATTGTTGTTTAATTAGTTTATATTTCCTTATATTACTTCTGAATTCACTTTTTTgataaaaatgttcagaaagATTTAAGAGCAAAGCCAGAATTATCTGTGCCGCatgcaagctgtgtgtgtgtgtgtgtgtgtgtgtgtgtgtgtgtgtgtgtgtgtgtgtgtgtgctggttgcCCTCTGCTTTTGCAGGCTCTAGCACAGAACTCTGATCTGAGAGAGCgcctctgtaaaatacacacagagtcGCATATCTCAGAGGCCActgtctttaaaaatgtcagcacTGGCCCACTACAGGTGGGTGTGGGGAGAATTTGCACCATCACAGCACCCCACCCTCACCAACATCACCACTGTATTCATGGCGGAGCCACACGGAAGGCTTGGGCTGATTCTTCAGTGAAGCACAAATAAGACTGAACTCCTTACATTTGCTCCCAGCTAAACCCCAAGCCCTGGATTTGTTAtgctttccctgtctctcctaGCAGCGAACTAAATCTGATCATAAAGTGAGTCATAGAGTTAGATTGAATTATAAATTTGATGTTTGTAGACATTAAGTAAGTAATGTACAGTAGCGTGAAAGGCTGCTCAGCTCAAATATAGGAATAAAAATGTATTGGTACTTTCCTATGGGCTCACACTGTCAACAGCTTTCTAAAATAGCACGTGACTCAACAGTTTGCTTTCCACGGATAGCTTGGCTTGTACTCCCAGCCTTTGGCATCCCTCTCTGTTTAAAGTCAAAAGCCATTACGTGAGTCAGCGCTTTGCTAATTGGGCTTGGCTGTTTCATCTATAAAGAAGTAACCATCTTTTTGACGAAGTCACTTTAACTGATTTTTATTAACTAAAAATTTGTTTAGATTGAAGCAACATCTTGTTAAGTATTTTTCAGTATTCTGTTTTGAATTGTAACCGAATGTGCTACAGATCAATATCTACCAGTCACACACAATGTGAATTTCCTATCTGACATTCCCATAAACATGACTTTCCCCTCCGGATGTAGGAGTCTGTGGACTGTGCCCGATCCCTTGTCCACCAAACGTCCGATGACAGCCAGACGTCCATTACGGAGTCCATGTCAGAGTTCTTTGATGCACAGGAGGTCTTGGTGTCAGCCAGTTCTTCTGAGAATGAAGTGAGGACACTCTTGGTCTCTTGTCACACTGTCTGCATGCTATGTCCAACTATCTCAGTCTCATTCTGCAGTGTGCACATCTGTGAGTGTCTCTTCACCTTGTTAGCTTATCATATTCTCCTGACACCATGTTTCTCTGTGCCTCCAACAGTTCTTGTGTCCACTGTTGCTTCCCTGCTGTAGGTGTGTCACTTGTACAATTAAATGTGTAATTGCTGCAGTAGTGTGTAGGCTGGATTCTGCTCTGTATTCAGGTGGGTCCGGTCAAGTGGACTGTATAGCTGTCCTACTAAAAAACTGAAACAGCTGTTGCTATAGACAACTATGTGTCTGAAAATGGATTATAACCTGCCTCTGGAAATCTTTCTCTCAGGATAaagagcgctctctctctctctcgctctctctctctctcgctctctctctctcttttcatttttgtcttgGGTTCTattttttacatatacattgtttatttattgctttggaCAGATCTGCCTAGGCAGCTCCAGTGgcaaaaataatgtgaaaacGGAACTAATTGCTTATGCCTAAAAATACCCCTCCAAAGAACCATGTGCAAATTTGTTAGCTACCATCTCTTGGGAgaatccctccatctctctatctctctctctctctctcccctcactctgtctctctctctctcccactctgtctctcataatttcatatctttctctctctcctttgttcatactctcacactaattccatctcacacacataccatacATACTTCCACCAGTCTCCCACGaccataatgtgtgtgtgtgtgtgtggggggggattgGCATCATTCATCTCCAGGCGCACTGGTGACCTGccatgaggggggggggggggactgagcTGTATTTAGGGTAACAGCAAGTGCGGTAACGAGGatgtctgctctctcctgccagCCTTCGGATGACGAGTCATACATCAGCGATGTCAGCGACGATGCCTCCGTGGACAACTTCAACAATGAAGTTCAGAACCAGAGGGTCTGCTCAGGTGGGCATTTCACCGGTAGGAGGTCTTCTGTCTCTTCGTATCTGCAGCCCTTTTGGCCTAAATTAAGACTAATACAAaagttaatattaaaataaaagccaaCAAGCCGTACGTTTCTCGTGGCTGACGCAAAAGACGAGCCGGGTCCTGACTCGAGGCGTCTGTTCATATTTCTTTTGTGCCTCAACAACAGTTTTCTGGACCCGTGTAGCACAGAATGGATCCAGCAGCATAGAACAGGTGCAGGACTCGCAGATCCGGTGAACCCTCCATCTGCTTTCAGGGCTCGTCAAGAACGGCGCCCCCCAGGGGCGGCGGCGCGCCACGCTGCCCTCACCCTGCCCCAGCGCGAGCACCATCAGCCTGTGGAACATCCTGAAGAACAACATAGGCAAGGACCTGTCCAAGGTAGCCATGCCGGTGCAGCTGAACGAGCCACTCAACACGCTGCAGAGGCTGTGTGAGGAGCTGGAATACAGCGAGCTGCTCGACCGCGCTGCGCTCACACAGGACCCGTTTGAGCGCATGGTACATGTCAagcacgtgcacgcacatgcacacacacctgttttaaTATGTGAGTGGGTGTAACAAAGGGGTAGAGAAAGTAACAGAAATGCAAGATCATTTTTGAActataaaaaaatatgcaaaccttttaaaacaaagtttattttGCCAGTAAATACCTGTATGTTAATTTCCGTGTTTCTAAAGCAGAATAAGATGATGAAGAATGGTATCCTGAAGTACTGAGGTGTCTGTTTATGACTGCTTATGTCAGAGTGCCACAGGAAATGGAGACCAGTGACGGAGAGCGAAGCACACGGTCCCGCTCGCAGCTCAGAGCACTAAGTGCTCTATAAATGACTGCAGTCACAGCCGCAGCTTTAGGGGAACCTTGTTTAGAAACTGTTTGCTTTATAGCCAACCCAGTGTTTCACTGTGgtagggaaagagagaaagaacgaaagaacggaaaaaaaagagagcatCACTACTCATCTTTTTCTGAATCTGAGCAAtttcattaaaacctttttccaTCGCTTGTGCCAAATGCTAAAcatctcattgtgtgtgttattgagGAAGGCTTCATTGTGACCTGAGAGAAAGGTCTATAACAAGAAGTACATTCCAGGAAGAACTGAAGTTGGCAGCCTGTTGTGGCCTATATTTTGTTGGCCAGTTTTCCCCTGCAGTATACGGGGGAAACACGCTCACGCAGTATACGGGGGAAACACGCTCACGCAGTATACAGTAGCTACATGAACTTGACCACATCACAAAAGACAATGGCTATATGATGTCAGTAACATGAGCTTTCTTCAGCAATCTCTCCCATTGTGCAAACTGACTTGTCCCCATTGAGTCCAGGATGTTTGATTTATGTCGTCACTTAGTCACACCCTATCAGATTTCTTGTTACTGGAACCGTGCCTTTAAAAGTATGCCCAATCACAGTTCACCTGAGAGCTTCTGCCATCAACCGTGACTGTGTCGCAATGACAGTCAAATGTTTTGCATTGACCAGTTCCAGTTTAGTCAATCCACTGACATTCACAGCGATAATGGAAGAGGAGATGTTGGGAATTATGTAGCTCATTTAAAAGATGGTTCCAATAATATTTACTGTAATAGCCTACTTTCAGTGTCTAGCTTTCTTTCGGCATACcctcaaacattaaaaaacaaacattatggTAGCATTTAGCTTATTGGCAGTAGCTAAGAATGGGAGCAGAAATCTCTTAAACTTGTGACTTTGAAGCTCAGTAACGAGGAAAAGTGCTAACGAAGCTTCTTCCTTCAGACAGGATGCAATCCTTTAAAACCAGAGGTTTTACCCAAGTTGCACAGGTTATAAGAGAACATCAGACATTCGGTCATAGCTATGCTGTTTTCATTCTGCTCTTTTGAACAAACCGATGCATGTCAGTCGTGGCAAACTcgagaaaaagtgaaaagattACCGAGAGAGCAGTCCCAGGTTTTACTGGCTGTATGTCGGAGGCCTAAATCAATTTAGTCACTTGCACTAAAGGGGACTTGGAGTGTTCCACTTGCTGCTCTGCGTTCACTGATTGGTCCCGAGTGACGTGTAACCCACAGTACTGTACCAGCTCTACATCGGAAGAGCTTTCAGAGCCAGACAGACTCTCTCCCATTGATCTGCATTAGATCACTGCCAGTACTCATTACAGCGGTGGGAGGACCAATGGAGTGGTGGAGAGGTGATCTGTAATGGCTTTGTGAAGAACAGATGGAACTGCCTTCTGCCTCGATGAGTTCGGGTGTCTTTATAATGAATTTTACGGCCAGGCCGATTTTTCCTCGCCTCCTCGAGTTTCCACATTTCAGGAAGTGGGAGAGTGCAGCCGTTAGGAGGGCACAAGCCCTGCGCTGCTTACTTTCCTCCCCAGGAAGATCGCGTCCTGCATCTGATCCCCTCCAGCTACCCGCGGGCCCGTGCCCTGGTGCTGTGCGGTTCCCGAACCCGACGAGCGGTTTCGCCCGACTCGGAGGCCCTCGGCTGGGGCGGCAGAGGATCGCCTGTGTAATTTTGCCCGTAACTTGCCGCTCTCTTTGTGTTACGTAGGTGTACATCGCGACATTCGCTGTGTCGGGCTATGCTGCCAGTTATTACCGAGCGGGAGGGAAGCCTTTCAACCCTCTGCTGGGGGAGACATACGAGTGCGAGCGTCCAGAGAAAGGATTCCGCTTCATAGCGGAGCAGGTAGCAGGTCCTGTTTGTTacacagtttctttttttttttttattcgagttggtttgttttctgcttttatCCAACcgctttcactctctctgtgtctcaccaGGTCAGCCATCACCCGCCAATCTCAGCATGTCATGCGGACTCTAAAAACTTCATCTTCTGGCAAGGTGAAACGTGGGTTCTGGGAGGATGCGATCAGTAAGctctgaagctgtgtgtgtggcctgttTCCGTGTGACTCAGGTTTTTGTGTGATGCCTGCAGATATGAGGTGGAAGAATAAGTTCTGGGGGAAATCCATGGAGATCGTGCCTGTTGGCACCACACATGTGGTTCTCCCTGGGTGAGTGGTCAGACACACGGTATTTGTCTCACAGCTGTCTCCCACACGTAGGTGTACTTGGTGCCAGGCAGAActggttttcttgtttttccatTTCCCGCACCGCTGAGGACTTTCGTTTATAACTTTCACTTTTGAGTCTTTTTTCTTAGAACTGAAACAGCACGCAGAACTGAGGTGTGCAAACCCCACTGCCAACTTCATTATAAGTACTTActtagcagaaaaaaaaaaacctactgaGTGCACACGTAGAATACAACAGATGGGCAATTTTCTGTAGATGTGCATGTACAAAAAGAAGTCCATGATGAGTGTGTATTAAACTCCCCTGCTCAGACGTAGTGTGTGTTCTCTCCCACAGCTTGGGCGACCACTATGAGTGGAACAAAGTGACGTCGTGCATACATAACATTATGAGCGGCCAGCGTTGGATTGAGCACTATGGGGAGCTCTCCATTAAGAACGCCAAGAGTAATATCTGCCAATGTAAAGTCACCTTCAAGGTGAGGTCTCATCACCCTCATGCTTGTCCACGAGGCAGCCGTCACGTGTCCTCTGTCTCATTCCCGCCTAGACTATCAGTTTATAGGTCATTCATTGGTTTATCTGGCTAGAAATATGTCCACTTAcctagtgagggagagaggaatctAAAACATTGTAAATCATCTCTTCAGGCTGGTGGATACCACAGTTTCTGGTAGAGCGGAGGCGTGTTCCTGCTTTGATACGCTGATGCTGAATGGTTGAACTTGTGGTATAGCTTGTGGAAGAATTGACTCTGACACTGGAGAGTTTCCAGAACTTCCCACAGCTTTTAAACAGTTGTGGTTAATTCTGCTGTAGAAGGtaatgaggaagagagacaatAAGACAAATAGAGTGAGAGTTGAGCGGGAGGGTTAAAGACAGGGAGGTAATATAAGATATAGGAGTGTCTCAATCACAGGGCAGTTCCTGGACAGGACTCTAGCTGCTGCTTCAATGCTTTGTGCCAGCTCCCTGCTGCCTGAACAGTGCCATCTGCTGGAAGACAAGACACATTGCATGTAGGCTTCCGGTAGCCTTCTGCACTGAGAGCTGCTTTATTAACAAATCCTATAAACTATGAAATGTGAACCTCCTCCTTGGGGATCTGTTACAGTTATGTACTTTTGGCATAGTAGTTTTTGGAATAGGCACTTCCATTAGAGTGTGACAGTCTGTCATAGTCTGTGTACTGGCCACACACCGACCAGTCCGTACAAAACCGGGCTAGACAGtgattgcttatttctttatttgtattgtttgtttatttatttactctgtctctcactacttattctgctcattatttatttatttgtttatttattttatattgttgctattgtggagtctgttgttggccagaggaggatggcccttgctttgagtcttggttcctgtccaggtttcttcctcatgctcttaggaagcttttccttgccactgtcgcccttgtcttgctaactgggggcttggacttgacatttataaagctgctttataacaagggctgttgtaaaaagcactgaataaatacatttgactttgactattTTGAACAGAGAAAGTGGTGAGCAACTATAAAGATGACGTTTTCACAGGGTAcagtgagctctgtgtgtgtgtgtgtgtgtgtgtgtgtgtgtagatccaATGCCTGTGGAATGTGTGCAATATTATGGCTTCACCCTAACTGCTCTTGCACTGAATTAATTTTTTAGCTGAGGCACTTCCATTAGGAGTGTAGACAGAGAACGCTGATCTGGTAAGGCTGGGTTGTGCCACTGATGAGACAGCACAGGGTTTTTTGTCTGTTCCCACAGCAGGCGAAGTACTGGAACTCGAGTGTAAACGAGGTGGACGGCTCAGTACTGGACCAGAAGGGGAAAGTCATTCACAAGCTGTTCGGGAAGTGGCACGAGAGCATATACTGGGGCAACCCTCCCACTGCTACGTGCGTCTGGAGAGCCAGTAAgactcctgtctgtctgtctgtctgtctctctcacgcCTTACTTTCATGAATACCTATAGTCATCTCAGCTAGCTGCTTATCTATTTGGCACTTCACTGGTACAATGGTTTACGTATTGCTATGATAAAACAGCCATCATTACATTATagtaaatgtgcatttaaaacTATTCCTCATCACTGTCCACAAAAAACATTCTGCTAccagagaaaggaaagaaaatccTAAGAAATACATCCTGAAGGccttcaagtgtgtgtgtgtgtagcgaaGGCGACAGGCAGTGACCATGGCCTGCCTGGAATCCACCCCTTCCAGGTGGCAGACAGGGTCTTCCAGAATAAAGAGGCACTCTTCCTTGCGTGGCAGTCAGAGCCCCACCTTCGCCCTCGTTACCGACAGACTGCCTTCTCCCTTGGGGGGTGCGTCACAGTTTCGGTCACACTGCTCTCTAACTTTGGGGAGCACATCTGAGTGCTTCACGCATCCACCCCTCAGCCTGGGTCCATTCCCCTCCCCTAGGAGATCATACTGGACTCTACAGCATCCCTTGGCGGCAGGGAAGCTTCCGCTCCCCATGGCGTCACGGCAACATGCTACTGACACTGTTCGTAGGGAAGGCAGAGGGCAGCGACCAAGCCCAGCTTCAAACCTGGGTCTTCCAGGTGGCCACTGCATGCTCTGACTACCAAACCAAAGAACAAGCTCCCTGACATGACAGTTAGAGCAAACCTTTAACCCGCTGAGTGATGCTCATGCCGCCCTCTCTTTCAGAGGGCGACCGTCTCTGTCAAAGTCTGTGTGCACTGGGAGCACACCAGCCAGTCCCAGACTTTACCATGGAgtctttttttgcattgttctgAGTTTGTTTGCCAGCGTACATGGAGCCTGCATACAGCCCCTGTTAATCAACTGTTCATCCCAATTAGGAATATCAGTCATCTGTCACTAAAATTAAGTACAGTTGCCAGGTATATCACAATAATACATAGTGTTATTTTGAACAAAGAATGTGGAGAGCACATGGCGAGATGACATGGTTTTGGAGGGTAAAGCagactttgtgtttctgtgtgtgtgtgtgtgtgtgtgtgtgtgtgtgtgtgtgtatgtgtgtagatcCAATGCCCCCGGAACATGAGCAGTATTACGGCTTCACCAAGTTTGCTCTTGAGCTGAATGAACTGGACGCACAGACCAAACCACTACTGCCGCCCACAGACACCAGATTACGCCTGGACCAAAGGTAAAGCACTGCAGATACGCTGCCCACATCGATATTTACTACTGATCATTACATCTATATTTAATCCTGATAATTTCATTGCTGTAGCTAAGAGGAGTTGACATCAGCACTATTAATATGTACAGAAATACTGAAAGGGAAATTTAGACAAAGATTTTTAGTCTAGGATAAATCTACAGACCTTTTGACTCTGATGGTCACTCGTTTGATAACAAGCTTCTTAATATGGTTTgggtagaaaaaaaatgttacttaaGCTATTTAATTCTATATTGCTGtaattattgcttttattttggaattCATATCATTCTGAGCATCTGGCTGGGAAAAACAGTGCCCGCTACTTAGCATTCTTAAAGAACTTGACTgagaaaatgctttttttaacaGCATTTTTGGAGTTTTGACACATCATGCCTAGACCGTTAGAACTGT contains:
- the osbpl3b gene encoding oxysterol-binding protein-related protein 3 isoform X4 gives rise to the protein MSQKISSPSRSNSSSSSKHDSRQDSWEIVEGLRGCGGNIQDPERQEGYMLKKRKWPMKGWHKRYFILDKGILKYAKSSTDIEKGKLHGCIDVGLSVMAIKNKTKCIDLDAEENIYHLKIKSQELFDEWVSKLRHHRLYRQNEISMFPQEKALFSPHCSPSSPVIFAESQTSRKHASLSLMKQSSLHSPNSFPIQAKVAAWLQSSDDFDKCSKELSECETQLLELNHLLRSMEVLHRTCSAPAINALQVPSCISSGSFRLHASNPNLSSQDLAIEKSYPEVLDIPIDVSKLQEDFCRVANNLHSSMKSALGSLTAEKDRLRQMLEQETSSASSTQIVGLKSALASALAQNSDLRERLCKIHTESHISEATVFKNVSTGPLQESVDCARSLVHQTSDDSQTSITESMSEFFDAQEVLVSASSSENEPSDDESYISDVSDDASVDNFNNEVQNQRVCSGGHFTGLVKNGAPQGRRRATLPSPCPSASTISLWNILKNNIGKDLSKVAMPVQLNEPLNTLQRLCEELEYSELLDRAALTQDPFERMVYIATFAVSGYAASYYRAGGKPFNPLLGETYECERPEKGFRFIAEQVSHHPPISACHADSKNFIFWQDMRWKNKFWGKSMEIVPVGTTHVVLPGLGDHYEWNKVTSCIHNIMSGQRWIEHYGELSIKNAKSNICQCKVTFKQAKYWNSSVNEVDGSVLDQKGKVIHKLFGKWHESIYWGNPPTATCVWRANPMPPEHEQYYGFTKFALELNELDAQTKPLLPPTDTRLRLDQRLLEEGNVEEAEIQKQRIEQMQRDRRKVLEENDMEHEPRFFQKSTDDTWISNNTYWDLRKEPGFSNLDFPVLW
- the osbpl3b gene encoding oxysterol-binding protein-related protein 3 isoform X3, giving the protein MSQKISSPSRSNSSSSSKHDSRQDSWEIVEGLRGCGGNIQDPERQEGYMLKKRKWPMKGWHKRYFILDKGILKYAKSSTDIEKGKLHGCIDVGLSVMAIKNKTKCIDLDAEENIYHLKIKSQELFDEWVSKLRHHRLYRQNEISMFPQEKALFSPHCSPSSPVIFAESQTSRKHASLSLMKQSSLHSPNSFPIQAKVAAWLQSSDDFDKCSKELSECETQLLELNHLLRSMEVLHRTCSAPAINALQASTFDSPKKEKRLIRKWRPKNYGKDSKATLQVPSCISSGSFRLHASNPNLSSQDLAIEKSYPEVLDIPIDVSKLQEDFCRVANNLHSSMKSALGSLTAEKDRLRQMLEQETSSASSTQIVGLKSALASALAQNSDLRERLCKIHTESHISEATVFKNVSTGPLQESVDCARSLVHQTSDDSQTSITESMSEFFDAQEVLVSASSSENEPSDDESYISDVSDDASVDNFNNEVQNQRVCSGLVKNGAPQGRRRATLPSPCPSASTISLWNILKNNIGKDLSKVAMPVQLNEPLNTLQRLCEELEYSELLDRAALTQDPFERMVYIATFAVSGYAASYYRAGGKPFNPLLGETYECERPEKGFRFIAEQVSHHPPISACHADSKNFIFWQDMRWKNKFWGKSMEIVPVGTTHVVLPGLGDHYEWNKVTSCIHNIMSGQRWIEHYGELSIKNAKSNICQCKVTFKQAKYWNSSVNEVDGSVLDQKGKVIHKLFGKWHESIYWGNPPTATCVWRANPMPPEHEQYYGFTKFALELNELDAQTKPLLPPTDTRLRLDQRLLEEGNVEEAEIQKQRIEQMQRDRRKVLEENDMEHEPRFFQKSTDDTWISNNTYWDLRKEPGFSNLDFPVLW
- the osbpl3b gene encoding oxysterol-binding protein-related protein 3 isoform X1, coding for MSQKISSPSRSNSSSSSKHDSRQDSWEIVEGLRGCGGNIQDPERQEGYMLKKRKWPMKGWHKRYFILDKGILKYAKSSTDIEKGKLHGCIDVGLSVMAIKNKTKCIDLDAEENIYHLKIKSQELFDEWVSKLRHHRLYRQNEISMFPQEKALFSPHCSPSSPVIFAESQTSRKHASLSLMKQSSLHSPNSFPIQAKVAAWLQSSDDFDKCSKELSECETQLLELNHLLRSMEVLHRTCSAPAINALQASTFDSPKKEKRLIRKWRPKNYGKDSKATLQVPSCISSGSFRLHASNPNLSSQDLAIEKSYPEVLDIPIDVSKLQEDFCRVANNLHSSMKSALGSLTAEKDRLRQMLEQETSSASSTQIVGLKSALASALAQNSDLRERLCKIHTESHISEATVFKNVSTGPLQESVDCARSLVHQTSDDSQTSITESMSEFFDAQEVLVSASSSENEPSDDESYISDVSDDASVDNFNNEVQNQRVCSGGHFTGLVKNGAPQGRRRATLPSPCPSASTISLWNILKNNIGKDLSKVAMPVQLNEPLNTLQRLCEELEYSELLDRAALTQDPFERMVYIATFAVSGYAASYYRAGGKPFNPLLGETYECERPEKGFRFIAEQVSHHPPISACHADSKNFIFWQDMRWKNKFWGKSMEIVPVGTTHVVLPGLGDHYEWNKVTSCIHNIMSGQRWIEHYGELSIKNAKSNICQCKVTFKQAKYWNSSVNEVDGSVLDQKGKVIHKLFGKWHESIYWGNPPTATCVWRANPMPPEHEQYYGFTKFALELNELDAQTKPLLPPTDTRLRLDQRLLEEGNVEEAEIQKQRIEQMQRDRRKVLEENDMEHEPRFFQKSTDDTWISNNTYWDLRKEPGFSNLDFPVLW